One window of the Sphaerochaeta associata genome contains the following:
- a CDS encoding MurR/RpiR family transcriptional regulator: MSMEMQLEHMPHSCALQMQAMYTTLKKAEKKAADYLINHAKGVNRLSIQEFALEAGCSEATVVRLSKKLGYEGFPELKRDFAAYENSSEIHEYGNILDNDAPLDVMRKVFEASVQGLVDTLNMLDHDSYTRALQSLIGSQRILFCGLGDAGAVAMEAHLRFLRIGVMSLHSADPDTQLILASQLQKHDTVVAISHSGRSRQIMDVVKVAKDRGATVILLTNFPVSPLSKKSDIILQTAVFSKNITGEIMSKRITALCIIESLYINFMLHAKGSFAETLRVANETIAINKL; the protein is encoded by the coding sequence ATGTCGATGGAAATGCAATTGGAACATATGCCGCACTCTTGTGCGCTGCAGATGCAGGCTATGTACACCACCTTGAAAAAGGCGGAAAAGAAAGCTGCCGATTATTTGATCAATCATGCAAAGGGCGTAAACAGACTGAGCATCCAAGAGTTTGCCTTGGAAGCAGGTTGCAGCGAAGCAACCGTTGTGCGTCTCTCCAAAAAACTCGGCTATGAAGGGTTTCCAGAACTGAAGCGTGATTTCGCCGCCTATGAGAACTCTTCGGAAATTCACGAATATGGAAATATTTTGGACAATGATGCACCTCTTGATGTGATGCGCAAAGTTTTTGAGGCATCGGTGCAAGGCCTTGTAGACACACTAAATATGTTGGACCATGACTCGTATACACGTGCATTGCAAAGTTTAATAGGGTCACAAAGGATTCTGTTTTGCGGGCTGGGTGATGCAGGTGCTGTTGCAATGGAGGCCCATCTCAGGTTCTTGCGTATCGGGGTGATGTCCCTGCATTCCGCCGACCCTGACACACAGCTGATTTTAGCCAGCCAGCTGCAGAAACATGACACAGTGGTCGCCATCAGTCATTCAGGGCGAAGCAGGCAGATCATGGATGTTGTGAAGGTGGCCAAAGACCGTGGTGCCACGGTCATTCTCCTGACGAATTTTCCAGTGAGCCCGCTTAGTAAAAAAAGCGACATTATCCTGCAGACAGCTGTCTTTTCCAAAAATATCACGGGCGAAATAATGTCCAAGCGTATAACAGCACTCTGCATCATCGAAAGCCTCTATATCAATTTCATGCTCCATGCCAAAGGCTCCTTTGCAGAGACCTTGAGAGTGGCGAATGAAACGATAGCAATCAACAAACTATAG
- a CDS encoding FGGY-family carbohydrate kinase: MLIGLDIGTTGVKAVVFDDCATVLSSAYEEYAIVSASDGKAEQDALDVWKRSRMVLLRAIASGGVKSVEAIGLSVQGDAIICIDRHGNPLRPTLLGMDYRSAPSALAFADAFGERNLYERTGMRSHAMNSITKIRYVREAYPEVFEKTYKFVTYAEFIAMKLCGECVLDATMASRTMAFDLHTQQWDEQLLDFAGISKSQLGTIQESGTVIGQLSSDIVREAGLQGRPLVCTGGHDQCCAALGAGVVEPSLGVVSTGTAEVISTCLPAILTNDGMFDSCFPCYRHVLRNTYFTFSLNHVGGILLRWFKDTFCAKEIQQAQRMGLGIYQYLDSIMAPSPQELFILPHFNGSGTPYCDMDATGAILGLSLSTGIPELYRALLESQTYELALNLEAFAKSGISIQTLSAVGGGAKSSEWVQIKANILNRPVRVPVCSESASLGAAILAGSAVGVWKDAREGADHMVGFHKEYEPQSDMTRLYGDLLAHYKEIYPALRKLREGK, translated from the coding sequence ATGCTGATAGGTTTGGATATCGGTACGACAGGGGTAAAGGCGGTGGTGTTCGATGACTGTGCAACCGTGTTGTCATCTGCGTATGAGGAGTATGCGATTGTATCTGCAAGTGATGGAAAAGCCGAACAGGATGCCCTGGATGTATGGAAACGGTCACGAATGGTTTTACTGCGGGCAATTGCATCCGGCGGTGTTAAATCGGTGGAGGCTATCGGACTCTCGGTCCAAGGTGATGCAATCATCTGCATCGATCGGCATGGTAATCCACTACGCCCGACACTCTTGGGTATGGATTACCGCAGTGCTCCTTCCGCACTTGCGTTTGCTGATGCTTTTGGTGAACGAAATCTCTATGAACGAACGGGAATGCGATCTCATGCGATGAACAGCATCACAAAAATTCGGTATGTACGAGAGGCATATCCTGAAGTTTTTGAAAAAACCTATAAATTCGTAACTTACGCAGAGTTCATCGCAATGAAACTCTGTGGTGAGTGCGTATTGGACGCTACGATGGCAAGTCGGACCATGGCTTTCGACCTGCACACCCAACAGTGGGATGAACAACTACTCGATTTTGCGGGAATTTCGAAGTCCCAACTAGGAACTATCCAAGAGTCGGGAACTGTAATCGGTCAACTCTCTTCCGATATTGTCAGAGAAGCAGGACTGCAAGGACGGCCTCTGGTCTGTACAGGGGGGCACGACCAGTGCTGTGCCGCCCTGGGAGCCGGAGTGGTCGAGCCTTCCTTGGGGGTGGTTTCTACAGGAACTGCCGAGGTGATTTCAACGTGTTTACCGGCCATTCTTACCAATGACGGCATGTTTGATAGTTGCTTTCCTTGTTATCGGCATGTATTGAGGAATACCTATTTTACATTCAGTTTGAATCATGTAGGGGGCATTCTTCTGCGGTGGTTCAAGGACACCTTTTGCGCAAAGGAAATACAGCAAGCCCAGCGGATGGGTCTTGGTATCTATCAATACTTGGATTCAATCATGGCTCCAAGTCCCCAAGAACTATTCATTCTTCCGCATTTCAACGGAAGTGGAACACCGTATTGTGATATGGATGCTACCGGTGCAATTCTTGGATTGAGCCTATCGACGGGAATACCTGAACTCTATCGGGCACTGCTGGAGTCCCAGACGTATGAATTAGCGTTGAATCTTGAAGCGTTCGCGAAGTCGGGAATCTCCATCCAAACGCTGTCTGCGGTCGGAGGGGGAGCGAAATCATCTGAATGGGTGCAGATAAAGGCGAATATCCTCAACCGACCGGTGAGGGTTCCTGTTTGCAGTGAATCTGCTTCCTTGGGTGCTGCAATCCTTGCAGGATCGGCGGTAGGAGTGTGGAAAGATGCCCGTGAGGGTGCCGACCATATGGTTGGATTTCACAAAGAATATGAGCCTCAATCAGATATGACGAGACTTTATGGCGATTTGCTGGCACACTATAAAGAGATTTATCCTGCGCTGCGAAAGCTCAGGGAGGGGAAGTGA
- a CDS encoding sugar phosphate isomerase/epimerase family protein, with translation MKYSYFQLTFGQDETYLHPETSYERLKKYGYDAIELTPPKGRYGKGITLERFVTEHQRLTKEYGLGVSCLNDCWGEAWDPYSPHYKTLTDVDGAKKAVKETKETIDVAHELGSSFVTVAVAIAHEVNAKNAARAVEVAVSSLQELCVYAEKQSIKLVFEATNHLEMGKFVNTVANHKRLIEKTGCSNLGLQLDWFHAGFEELNCYEAVVEAQPLLWHLHFRDTNSLTPGYGNTDFKAIMRALLRYGYTGFCTIESSPMVVDGETAVHDGITYLKFCEHVASLQLSSDFPNGYTV, from the coding sequence ATGAAGTACAGTTATTTTCAACTGACGTTCGGCCAGGATGAAACATACCTTCATCCCGAAACGAGCTATGAAAGACTCAAGAAATACGGATACGATGCAATCGAGCTCACTCCACCCAAAGGTAGATACGGAAAAGGCATAACGCTTGAACGCTTTGTAACGGAGCATCAGCGTTTGACCAAGGAATACGGCCTTGGTGTCTCCTGCTTGAACGATTGCTGGGGCGAGGCATGGGACCCGTATTCTCCGCATTACAAAACACTTACTGATGTTGACGGAGCCAAAAAAGCAGTAAAAGAAACGAAAGAGACCATCGACGTGGCTCATGAGCTCGGTTCATCATTTGTAACCGTTGCAGTAGCCATTGCCCATGAAGTGAATGCAAAGAATGCTGCTAGGGCGGTGGAGGTTGCAGTTTCCTCTCTGCAGGAACTGTGCGTATATGCAGAAAAGCAATCGATCAAGTTGGTCTTTGAAGCCACCAACCACCTGGAGATGGGGAAATTTGTCAATACGGTAGCAAATCATAAGCGGCTGATCGAGAAAACCGGCTGTTCCAATTTGGGATTGCAATTGGATTGGTTTCATGCAGGCTTTGAGGAACTGAACTGTTACGAGGCAGTAGTGGAAGCACAACCGCTTCTGTGGCACTTGCACTTCCGCGATACCAACTCGCTGACTCCAGGCTATGGAAATACCGATTTCAAAGCCATCATGCGTGCCTTACTGCGATACGGCTATACCGGTTTTTGTACGATTGAAAGCTCTCCCATGGTTGTGGATGGAGAAACTGCGGTGCACGACGGCATTACGTATCTAAAGTTTTGTGAACATGTCGCCTCCTTGCAATTGTCTTCTGATTTTCCAAATGGATACACTGTGTAA
- a CDS encoding zinc-dependent alcohol dehydrogenase yields the protein MKVAVFEKPETIHVIQRPLPACGPDDIIVKVHACGICGGDIRNFFTGLRYGITSQVMGHEFSGIVVEKGANVTRFTLSDCVAVAPDVSCGTCWYCTHDLINLCENHRMIGTHWPGGFAEYVHLPQEVLDHGFVHHIPEGVSLTDACLSEPASSVIAAQERIGLAKGQSILILGDGPIGCLHSEIAKSLGAKTIIIAGRSRLEAASAFGPDCLLNYEKDDIVSVCKQLTDNRGVDYAICANASTASQQIAVDAVRKRGKIVLFGGVPKQEPWTRLNSNTIHYNELEVIGTFSYQKRHHVAALQALQKGTLHPDLYFTKTVGLDDIVEGFMAAQRREALKVLVKP from the coding sequence ATGAAAGTCGCTGTATTTGAGAAACCAGAAACAATACATGTCATTCAAAGACCCTTGCCGGCATGTGGACCCGACGATATCATCGTCAAGGTACATGCCTGCGGTATTTGCGGTGGAGACATCAGAAACTTCTTCACCGGATTGCGCTATGGCATTACCAGCCAAGTCATGGGACATGAGTTTTCCGGGATTGTAGTGGAAAAAGGAGCCAATGTTACAAGGTTTACCCTTTCCGATTGTGTAGCAGTCGCCCCCGATGTGAGCTGTGGTACATGCTGGTACTGTACGCATGATCTGATCAATCTCTGTGAGAATCACAGGATGATCGGAACTCATTGGCCTGGAGGTTTCGCCGAGTATGTACACCTTCCCCAGGAAGTACTCGATCATGGATTTGTCCATCATATCCCCGAAGGGGTAAGCCTTACCGATGCCTGTCTTTCAGAACCGGCATCGTCCGTCATCGCAGCGCAAGAACGTATCGGTCTTGCCAAAGGGCAATCCATACTTATTCTTGGAGACGGACCTATCGGATGTCTGCATAGCGAAATCGCCAAGTCACTCGGGGCAAAGACCATTATTATCGCCGGGCGTTCCCGTTTGGAAGCCGCCTCGGCATTCGGCCCTGATTGTCTGCTCAACTATGAGAAGGACGATATTGTGTCCGTTTGCAAACAGCTGACAGACAACAGAGGTGTAGATTATGCCATCTGTGCGAATGCCTCAACTGCGAGTCAGCAAATTGCCGTCGATGCGGTTCGTAAACGGGGGAAAATCGTACTGTTTGGTGGGGTGCCTAAACAAGAGCCCTGGACGAGATTGAATAGCAATACAATACATTATAATGAACTAGAAGTTATTGGAACATTTTCGTATCAGAAAAGACACCACGTGGCTGCCTTGCAGGCACTGCAGAAGGGAACCCTGCATCCTGATTTGTATTTTACCAAAACGGTTGGCTTGGATGACATCGTGGAAGGGTTTATGGCGGCACAACGAAGAGAAGCATTGAAGGTACTGGTAAAGCCGTAA
- a CDS encoding NAD(P)H-dependent oxidoreductase, producing MELVRKLRAREEAGNPISVGIVGCGQMGSGLAHAIHNVHGMRISSIADIDTKRAVETLVSLGCDRSDIVETNTKGVAEDALRRQKRVVTQDALLMPRLDGLEANVEATGVTDIGAQVAYQSIMHQKPIIMLNVETDITVGWYLNTLARTHHSLYTVASGDEPGVCKMLYEQALLMGFEVVMLGKGKNNKINFHATADMVREEALSKGMNPKMLAAFQDGTKTMVEMAAVSNATGLIPDIPGMHGPKVEIDQLTSVFIPKKDGGIFEQAGRVDFSTGAIAPGVFAIVYTEDKRMQKEMKFITRADGPYYLHFRPYHLCDLETPQSIAEAVLLNEVTVTAEAMHSEVVCKAKRTIKAGEVLGDIGGNDWYGQLMTYEMARAVRAVPIGIGSKAVAKRTIEEGSIITEDDVALNDSTFIYRLRRMQDALYKGGKS from the coding sequence ATGGAATTGGTACGTAAGCTACGAGCAAGAGAAGAAGCGGGAAACCCAATCTCGGTAGGCATTGTGGGATGTGGACAAATGGGGTCTGGCCTTGCCCATGCAATACACAACGTGCACGGTATGAGAATCAGTTCAATAGCCGATATCGACACCAAACGGGCGGTCGAGACGTTGGTTTCGCTTGGATGCGACCGTAGTGATATTGTTGAAACAAACACCAAGGGTGTTGCAGAGGATGCTTTGCGCCGTCAAAAGCGTGTCGTGACCCAGGACGCACTGCTCATGCCAAGGCTTGATGGGCTGGAAGCAAATGTAGAGGCGACGGGCGTCACCGATATAGGAGCGCAGGTGGCCTATCAATCCATCATGCATCAGAAGCCGATAATCATGCTGAATGTCGAAACAGATATCACGGTAGGCTGGTATTTGAATACCCTGGCTCGTACGCATCATTCTCTGTATACCGTAGCATCAGGAGATGAGCCCGGCGTATGCAAAATGCTGTATGAGCAAGCCTTGTTGATGGGATTTGAAGTAGTGATGCTGGGTAAGGGCAAGAACAACAAAATCAATTTCCATGCAACTGCCGACATGGTCAGAGAGGAAGCTCTCAGCAAAGGAATGAATCCGAAAATGCTGGCGGCGTTTCAGGATGGGACCAAGACCATGGTTGAGATGGCAGCAGTCAGCAATGCGACCGGTTTGATCCCCGATATTCCCGGCATGCATGGGCCAAAGGTTGAAATTGATCAGTTGACCAGCGTATTCATTCCGAAAAAGGATGGAGGAATTTTTGAACAGGCCGGTCGAGTGGACTTTTCGACAGGTGCGATAGCCCCCGGTGTATTTGCCATTGTGTATACCGAAGACAAGCGTATGCAAAAAGAGATGAAATTTATTACCCGGGCGGACGGCCCGTATTATCTGCATTTCAGACCGTACCATCTTTGCGATCTTGAAACCCCGCAGTCAATCGCTGAGGCGGTTTTGCTCAACGAGGTGACCGTCACCGCTGAAGCCATGCACTCGGAAGTGGTATGCAAAGCAAAAAGGACGATTAAGGCCGGGGAAGTGCTGGGTGATATCGGTGGCAATGACTGGTACGGCCAGTTGATGACCTATGAAATGGCGAGAGCTGTCCGTGCGGTTCCCATAGGCATAGGCTCAAAAGCAGTTGCCAAACGCACGATCGAGGAAGGTTCCATCATCACCGAGGATGACGTTGCATTGAATGATTCCACCTTCATCTATCGTCTCAGAAGGATGCAGGATGCCCTCTACAAAGGAGGCAAATCATGA
- a CDS encoding alcohol dehydrogenase catalytic domain-containing protein, whose amino-acid sequence MKMMQAVVVENPMVFSVQQVPVPKTPRDGMLVKVEACGLCGSDLRTLRSGHKNITFPWTIGHEICGTVFEIGEACITSFEVGDRLAIGPLAYCGECEFCRAGRFELCENQREIGQQWQGGLAEYVAIDAACIKLGNIQKVPQGMQSIHAAVIEPISSCVHAQQKANVTLGDTVVIFGAGPIGCIHVALAKARGAFQVFLIDIDETRLQMAAAFGPDRLINALEVDPVETVLSMTNGTGAEVILVATPAPKASVQAVEMAKKGGRIVQFGGLPHNDSKPGIDMNLVHYRGLTILGTSTFAPSHNKIALQLVESGLIPVDKLITHVFALKDFEKGAHLALEGKVLKGVYLP is encoded by the coding sequence ATGAAAATGATGCAGGCGGTGGTCGTTGAAAACCCTATGGTTTTCTCGGTTCAACAGGTCCCCGTTCCAAAGACTCCACGCGATGGCATGCTGGTGAAGGTAGAGGCCTGCGGTCTCTGTGGTTCAGATTTGAGGACGTTGCGCTCAGGCCATAAGAACATAACATTCCCTTGGACCATCGGACACGAAATTTGTGGTACGGTCTTTGAGATAGGAGAAGCCTGCATTACGTCGTTTGAGGTTGGTGACCGTTTGGCGATAGGTCCGCTTGCCTACTGCGGCGAATGTGAGTTCTGCAGGGCGGGACGCTTTGAATTGTGTGAAAACCAAAGAGAGATCGGTCAGCAATGGCAGGGAGGACTTGCCGAGTACGTTGCCATCGATGCCGCTTGTATAAAGCTTGGCAATATCCAAAAGGTACCACAAGGCATGCAGAGTATTCACGCAGCAGTAATCGAACCGATTTCATCCTGTGTGCATGCCCAGCAAAAAGCAAACGTGACGCTCGGTGACACCGTGGTGATTTTTGGAGCAGGACCGATAGGGTGCATTCATGTTGCACTGGCGAAGGCACGAGGTGCCTTTCAGGTATTTCTCATCGACATTGATGAAACTAGATTGCAAATGGCGGCCGCCTTCGGGCCTGACCGATTGATCAATGCGCTCGAGGTAGATCCGGTAGAGACTGTGTTGTCGATGACAAACGGTACAGGCGCAGAAGTGATACTGGTCGCCACGCCGGCTCCGAAAGCAAGCGTACAAGCTGTTGAAATGGCCAAAAAGGGTGGTCGCATCGTACAATTCGGAGGCTTGCCGCATAACGACAGCAAGCCCGGTATTGATATGAACTTGGTGCACTATCGCGGTCTCACCATACTTGGAACATCCACGTTCGCCCCCTCCCACAACAAGATTGCCTTGCAATTGGTTGAATCGGGCTTGATTCCCGTTGACAAGTTGATAACCCATGTATTTGCCCTGAAGGATTTTGAAAAGGGAGCTCATCTTGCACTCGAGGGCAAAGTGCTCAAAGGAGTGTACCTGCCATGA
- a CDS encoding NAD(P)H-dependent oxidoreductase, with protein MHQYDQKLLEREHTGNPIRVGIIGAGQMGTEIITQIGEMQGMVVGVAVDLTAQKAIQGFESMKKKPVVDTCTSVKQAEEAVKAGHAVATNDYRLATRNRFIDAIVDATGSTEMGATISMDAFHHKKHVIMMNVECDVTIGPILRQLAEDAGVVYSLAAGDEPAAIIELYRFATALGFEVVAAGKGKNNPLNIYSNPDIEREKAEKRNMNPHMLCEFVDGSKTAVEMAAVSNATSLVCDVRGMHAAQATVEQLKHVFIPQEDGGILNKKGVVDFAIGVHPGVFLVITTDNARIREGLVQRDMGEGPYYTLYRPYHLCSIEVPLTIAQCVLYHESSGHPKSQLTSECITIAKRNLKAGEVLDGIGGYCYRGSIEQYTVAKSERLLPLGLAKGCTLKQDVPLDTPITYDMVASIPQGMHVYLRNLQDSRLG; from the coding sequence ATGCATCAATATGATCAGAAATTGCTTGAACGAGAGCACACAGGGAATCCAATCCGGGTCGGCATTATCGGCGCAGGTCAAATGGGAACCGAAATCATAACACAGATTGGTGAAATGCAAGGTATGGTGGTAGGTGTTGCGGTTGATCTTACCGCACAAAAAGCCATTCAAGGCTTCGAATCAATGAAAAAGAAACCTGTTGTTGATACCTGTACCAGTGTGAAACAGGCAGAAGAAGCGGTGAAAGCAGGGCATGCCGTGGCAACGAACGACTATCGGCTTGCTACAAGAAACCGTTTCATCGATGCGATAGTCGATGCAACCGGGTCTACAGAAATGGGTGCAACCATCAGCATGGATGCGTTTCATCACAAGAAGCATGTCATTATGATGAATGTTGAGTGTGACGTTACGATCGGCCCGATTCTTCGGCAGTTGGCCGAGGATGCCGGAGTTGTGTACAGCCTGGCAGCCGGGGATGAACCGGCGGCGATTATCGAGCTCTATCGGTTTGCAACGGCGCTTGGCTTCGAGGTGGTGGCAGCGGGTAAAGGAAAAAACAATCCACTGAACATCTATTCCAATCCCGACATCGAGCGAGAGAAAGCGGAAAAACGGAACATGAATCCCCATATGCTGTGTGAATTTGTAGATGGTTCAAAAACAGCAGTGGAAATGGCTGCAGTGAGTAATGCCACCTCCTTGGTTTGTGATGTACGGGGTATGCATGCAGCACAAGCAACCGTGGAGCAGTTGAAACATGTATTCATCCCACAAGAGGATGGAGGGATTCTGAACAAGAAAGGTGTTGTGGACTTTGCCATCGGTGTTCATCCAGGCGTATTTTTGGTGATCACCACGGATAATGCCCGCATTCGTGAAGGCTTGGTGCAACGTGATATGGGAGAAGGACCGTATTACACATTGTATCGACCCTATCACCTGTGTTCAATCGAAGTACCGCTCACCATAGCCCAATGTGTTCTCTACCATGAAAGCAGCGGCCATCCGAAAAGCCAGCTGACCAGCGAATGCATTACAATTGCCAAACGAAATTTGAAGGCGGGAGAAGTCCTCGATGGTATCGGCGGGTATTGCTACCGTGGAAGTATTGAACAGTACACTGTAGCCAAATCTGAACGATTGCTGCCGCTTGGATTGGCGAAAGGGTGTACATTGAAACAGGACGTCCCCCTCGATACACCGATAACGTACGATATGGTTGCATCGATTCCCCAAGGGATGCATGTGTATTTGCGGAATCTCCAAGATAGTAGATTGGGCTAA
- a CDS encoding VOC family protein, which translates to MKPLPFLQQGVAQIAFVVEDLDKTVENYYNLFGIGPWHFYTYEKPMVSHMTRNGQPTEYAMRVALSYFASMRIELIEQQHGDTVYNEFIQEHGYGIHHLGILVDDMQIAIAMAEQAGFTVTMDGAGFGLDGDGHYAYLDTEKAIGTTLELICRPKGRRTPERIYPAEEA; encoded by the coding sequence ATGAAACCATTACCGTTTTTACAGCAAGGAGTTGCACAAATAGCGTTTGTCGTCGAGGATCTCGATAAGACTGTAGAAAACTATTACAACCTGTTCGGCATAGGTCCTTGGCACTTCTATACCTATGAAAAGCCCATGGTTTCGCATATGACGAGAAACGGGCAACCGACCGAGTATGCGATGCGCGTGGCTCTTTCGTACTTCGCTTCGATGCGCATTGAGTTGATCGAGCAACAACATGGTGACACGGTGTACAACGAGTTCATCCAGGAGCATGGATATGGAATCCACCATTTGGGAATCTTGGTTGATGATATGCAAATTGCAATAGCCATGGCGGAGCAAGCGGGCTTTACGGTAACCATGGATGGTGCAGGCTTCGGCTTGGACGGAGACGGCCACTATGCCTATTTGGATACGGAAAAGGCCATCGGAACAACGTTGGAGCTCATTTGTCGGCCGAAAGGAAGACGTACACCTGAACGGATATATCCAGCAGAGGAAGCATGA
- a CDS encoding L-fucose/L-arabinose isomerase family protein codes for MKDGTLCFAVIVGTRGFFNTDLAVHGKKHILRTLESMGFATCIMPEDATPTGCVETTEDGIACANHFLKHAKEIDGIIVTLPNFGLELGIVAAINESKLGVPVLLHAEDDELDKVDVAHRRDAFCGKLSVANNLVQYGIPFTNTTLHTCNVESESFKLDILKFAGVCRVVRGLNTARIGAIGARPADFQTMRVSEKLLQRSGVTVVTVDHSEILFDALRLADDDPKVVEKLAEIRAYGTIPSSVPDKNIVKQAKYSVVVETWIRDNRIDAAAIQCWTSIQKNYGCATCLTMSMLGESKVPCACEVDVAGALSMLALTLASENSSALLDWNNNYGDDRNKCINTHCSNYPKSFFGTDDIEISELDVLGTSLGKDNCFGAVKGKVRKGAMTYLRVSTDDFTGQIRAYLGEGDFTDDPCAMSGGIAVCAIDNLQSLMNHIVMNGYEHHVAMVRSHVADILEEALCKYFGWKVYRHR; via the coding sequence ATGAAAGACGGAACATTGTGCTTTGCGGTAATCGTCGGTACCAGGGGTTTCTTTAATACCGATTTGGCCGTTCATGGAAAGAAACATATCCTGAGGACACTTGAAAGCATGGGATTTGCCACCTGCATCATGCCTGAGGATGCAACACCGACCGGCTGTGTTGAGACGACCGAGGATGGGATTGCCTGTGCAAACCATTTTCTCAAGCATGCAAAGGAAATTGACGGAATCATTGTGACACTCCCGAATTTCGGGCTTGAGCTTGGCATCGTGGCAGCTATCAATGAATCAAAGTTGGGCGTTCCGGTGCTGCTGCATGCCGAGGATGATGAATTGGACAAGGTTGACGTCGCTCACCGCAGGGATGCCTTCTGCGGCAAGCTCTCGGTTGCCAATAATTTAGTGCAATATGGTATACCGTTTACCAATACCACCTTGCATACATGCAACGTGGAGTCGGAAAGCTTCAAGCTTGATATATTAAAATTTGCCGGGGTCTGTCGCGTCGTACGTGGATTGAATACGGCGAGAATCGGAGCCATTGGTGCACGTCCTGCAGATTTCCAGACCATGCGTGTCAGCGAGAAATTGTTGCAGCGCTCGGGTGTTACCGTAGTAACGGTCGATCATAGCGAAATTCTGTTCGACGCCCTGCGGTTAGCCGATGATGATCCCAAGGTTGTTGAGAAACTTGCTGAAATCAGAGCATACGGAACCATTCCCTCCTCTGTTCCTGACAAGAACATCGTAAAGCAGGCCAAATACAGTGTAGTCGTCGAAACATGGATTCGTGATAATCGTATCGATGCGGCTGCAATCCAGTGTTGGACGTCCATTCAGAAGAATTATGGCTGTGCGACGTGTCTTACCATGAGCATGCTTGGTGAATCCAAAGTCCCCTGTGCCTGTGAAGTCGATGTAGCCGGTGCTTTGAGCATGCTTGCCCTGACCCTGGCATCAGAGAACTCCTCCGCCCTGTTGGACTGGAACAACAACTATGGGGATGATCGCAACAAGTGCATCAATACCCACTGTTCCAACTACCCGAAGAGTTTTTTCGGCACCGATGACATTGAGATTTCCGAACTCGATGTCCTGGGAACCTCGTTGGGCAAGGATAATTGCTTCGGAGCGGTGAAAGGCAAGGTAAGAAAAGGTGCGATGACCTATCTCAGAGTTTCAACCGATGACTTTACCGGTCAAATCCGCGCATATCTGGGCGAAGGTGACTTCACCGATGATCCATGCGCGATGTCAGGTGGTATTGCCGTGTGTGCCATCGACAACCTGCAATCGCTTATGAATCATATTGTAATGAATGGTTATGAGCACCATGTCGCCATGGTACGGTCACATGTTGCCGATATTCTGGAGGAGGCACTATGCAAATACTTTGGATGGAAGGTCTATCGGCATCGATAG